A single region of the Streptomyces sp. NBC_01262 genome encodes:
- a CDS encoding carbohydrate ABC transporter permease translates to MTGLNKLFRNKDDHGASPKLSPLWTFVVWLATLAFFAPVAWMVLTSFHQEADAATNPPTPFAPLTWHQYSLLFSRDITPFLFNSAMASVFSTLLVLALAVPAAYALSIKPVEKWTDVMFFFLSTKFLPAIAALLPVYLIVKDAGMLDNVWTLVVLYTAMNLPIAVWMMRSFLAEVPKEILEAAEVDGAGLLTVLWRVVAPVAMPGLAATSLICFIFSWNEFMFAVNLTATQASTAPVFLVGFITNEGLFLARLCAAATLVSLPVLIAGFAAQDKLVRGLSLGAVK, encoded by the coding sequence ATGACCGGGTTGAACAAGCTCTTCCGCAATAAGGACGACCACGGCGCGTCACCGAAACTGTCGCCCCTGTGGACCTTCGTCGTCTGGCTGGCCACCCTGGCCTTCTTCGCCCCGGTGGCGTGGATGGTGCTGACCTCCTTCCACCAGGAGGCCGACGCCGCGACCAACCCGCCGACCCCCTTCGCCCCTCTCACCTGGCACCAGTACAGCCTGCTGTTCAGCCGGGACATCACCCCCTTCCTCTTCAACTCGGCCATGGCCAGCGTCTTTTCGACGCTGCTGGTGCTCGCCCTGGCGGTACCGGCGGCGTACGCGCTGTCCATCAAGCCGGTCGAGAAGTGGACCGACGTGATGTTCTTCTTCCTGTCGACGAAGTTCCTCCCCGCCATCGCGGCCCTGCTGCCGGTGTACCTGATCGTCAAGGACGCCGGGATGCTCGACAACGTATGGACGCTGGTCGTTCTCTACACCGCCATGAACCTCCCGATCGCGGTGTGGATGATGCGCTCGTTCCTCGCCGAGGTCCCCAAGGAGATCCTGGAGGCGGCCGAGGTCGACGGCGCGGGCCTGCTCACCGTGCTGTGGCGGGTCGTCGCGCCCGTCGCCATGCCCGGACTCGCCGCCACCTCGCTGATCTGCTTCATCTTCAGCTGGAACGAGTTCATGTTCGCCGTCAACCTCACCGCGACGCAGGCCTCCACCGCGCCGGTGTTCCTGGTCGGCTTCATCACCAACGAGGGCCTCTTCCTCGCCCGGCTCTGCGCCGCCGCCACCCTCGTCTCCCTCCCCGTCCTCATCGCCGGATTCGCCGCCCAGGACAAACTCGTCCGCGGCCTGTCCCTAGGAGCAGTCAAGTGA
- a CDS encoding carbohydrate ABC transporter permease, translating into MTTLTAPPRTAPPPPGRPRVSAGFSKWRRRVPLLPALIFTIVVTQLPFVATLVISTFQWNILKPGDRHFTGLSNFKFVFTDDRLRTAVLNTIVLTASVVIISVLLGLGLALLLDRRFLGRGLARTLLIAPFLVMPVAAALLWKHAIYNPDYGLLNGTLNAVYRLFGADNGPTVDWVSTFPMPAVVISLVWQWTPFMMLILLAGLQAQPGDVLEAARVDGASALQTFRYITLPHLRQYIELGVLLGTIYVVQTFDSVYTITQGGPGSETTNLPYEIYLTMFRKYEYGEAAAAGVVVVLGAIVIATFALRTIASLFREEASR; encoded by the coding sequence ATGACCACGCTCACCGCACCCCCCAGGACAGCACCACCACCCCCCGGCCGCCCGCGCGTGTCCGCCGGCTTCAGCAAGTGGCGGCGGCGCGTTCCACTGCTGCCGGCGCTGATCTTCACCATCGTCGTCACGCAGTTGCCCTTCGTGGCCACGCTGGTGATCTCCACCTTCCAGTGGAACATCCTCAAGCCCGGAGACCGGCACTTCACCGGCCTGTCCAACTTCAAGTTCGTCTTCACCGACGACCGGCTGCGCACCGCCGTGCTCAACACCATCGTGCTCACCGCCTCGGTGGTGATCATCAGCGTGCTCCTCGGACTCGGCCTGGCACTGCTGCTCGACCGCCGGTTCCTCGGCCGAGGGCTGGCGCGCACCCTGCTCATAGCCCCCTTCCTCGTCATGCCGGTCGCGGCGGCGCTGCTGTGGAAGCACGCCATCTACAACCCCGACTACGGACTGCTCAACGGCACCCTCAACGCGGTCTACCGGCTCTTCGGAGCCGACAACGGCCCCACCGTCGACTGGGTCTCCACCTTCCCCATGCCGGCCGTGGTGATCTCGCTGGTCTGGCAGTGGACCCCGTTCATGATGCTGATCCTGCTGGCCGGCCTCCAGGCACAGCCCGGTGACGTCCTGGAGGCGGCCCGCGTCGACGGGGCGTCGGCCCTGCAGACCTTCCGCTACATCACCCTGCCGCACCTGCGGCAGTACATCGAGCTGGGCGTCCTGCTCGGCACGATCTACGTGGTGCAGACCTTCGACTCCGTCTACACCATCACCCAGGGCGGCCCCGGCTCGGAGACCACCAACCTGCCGTACGAGATCTACCTGACCATGTTCCGCAAGTACGAGTACGGCGAGGCGGCCGCCGCCGGTGTCGTGGTCGTCCTCGGCGCGATCGTCATCGCGACCTTCGCGCTGCGCACCATCGCGTCGCTGTTCCGCGAGGAGGCATCCCGATGA
- a CDS encoding ABC transporter substrate-binding protein, with amino-acid sequence MRARRVTHALITAAAAGSLLVACAGAGGSSSSGGGKSINVLMVGNPQMEDIAKLTKSTFTKDTGIKVNFTVLPENELRDKVTQDIATKAGQYDVATIGAYEVPIWYKNGWLHELGSYADKDASFDKADLLKPMVQSLSGSDGKLYALPFYGESSMLMYNKDVMTAKGITVPEHPTWQQVADIAAKADGAEPGMKGICLRGLPGWGELGAPLTTVVNTFGGTWFTKDWKAQVNSAAFKKATNFYVNLVKQHGEAGASQSGFTECLNALSQKKVAMWYDATSAAGSLEDPASSKIAGHVGYAYAPTVETKSSGWLWSWAWAMPKTTKNADAASKFMLWASSKKYEKLVGEKLGWARVPAGKRASTYTIPEYQKAAASFGDITLKSIEGADPTNPGVQPRPTVGVQFVAISEFQDLGTKVTQEISAAIAGKTSVDKALDDGQKLAEDVAKNYQ; translated from the coding sequence ATGCGCGCACGAAGAGTGACCCATGCCCTCATCACGGCCGCAGCCGCCGGCTCGCTGCTGGTCGCCTGCGCCGGAGCAGGCGGCTCGTCGAGCTCCGGCGGAGGCAAGAGCATCAACGTACTGATGGTCGGCAATCCGCAGATGGAGGACATCGCGAAGCTGACGAAGAGCACGTTCACCAAGGACACCGGCATCAAGGTGAACTTCACGGTCCTTCCCGAGAACGAGTTGCGCGACAAGGTCACCCAGGACATCGCCACGAAGGCCGGGCAGTACGACGTCGCGACCATCGGCGCCTACGAGGTGCCCATCTGGTACAAGAACGGCTGGCTGCACGAGCTGGGGTCCTACGCCGACAAGGACGCGAGCTTCGACAAGGCCGACCTGCTCAAGCCGATGGTGCAGTCGCTGTCCGGCTCGGACGGCAAGCTCTACGCCCTGCCCTTCTACGGCGAGTCCTCGATGCTGATGTACAACAAGGACGTCATGACGGCGAAGGGCATCACGGTGCCCGAGCACCCGACCTGGCAGCAGGTCGCCGACATCGCGGCCAAGGCCGACGGCGCCGAGCCCGGCATGAAGGGCATCTGCCTGCGCGGCCTGCCCGGCTGGGGCGAGCTCGGGGCCCCGCTGACCACCGTGGTCAACACCTTCGGCGGCACCTGGTTCACCAAGGACTGGAAGGCGCAGGTCAACAGCGCGGCCTTCAAGAAGGCCACGAACTTCTACGTCAACCTGGTCAAGCAGCACGGCGAGGCCGGAGCGTCGCAGTCCGGCTTCACCGAGTGCCTGAACGCGCTGAGCCAGAAGAAGGTCGCGATGTGGTACGACGCGACCAGCGCGGCCGGATCACTGGAGGACCCCGCCTCCAGCAAGATCGCCGGCCACGTCGGCTACGCCTACGCGCCGACCGTCGAGACCAAGAGCAGCGGCTGGCTGTGGAGCTGGGCGTGGGCCATGCCCAAGACCACCAAGAACGCCGACGCCGCCTCGAAGTTCATGCTCTGGGCCTCCAGCAAGAAGTACGAGAAGCTCGTCGGCGAGAAGCTCGGCTGGGCGCGGGTTCCCGCCGGCAAGCGGGCCAGCACGTACACCATCCCCGAGTACCAGAAGGCCGCCGCGTCGTTCGGTGACATCACCCTGAAGTCCATCGAAGGGGCCGACCCGACCAATCCGGGTGTCCAGCCCCGGCCGACCGTGGGCGTCCAGTTCGTGGCCATCTCCGAATTCCAGGACCTGGGAACGAAGGTCACCCAGGAGATCTCCGCCGCCATCGCCGGCAAGACCAGCGTGGACAAGGCGCTCGACGACGGCCAGAAGCTCGCCGAGGACGTCGCCAAGAACTACCAGTGA
- a CDS encoding DeoR/GlpR family DNA-binding transcription regulator, with protein MDTEERRRRILETARRTGSVDVGKLAADLGVSKETVRRDLHVLEEHGLVRRTHGGAHPVESAGFETTLAFRTTMHVPEKSRIAVAAAELLGDAETVFIDEGYTPQLIAAALPRDQPLTVVTSSLATAGDLAAAENITVLLLGGRVRGGTLATVDHWATRMLSGFVIDLAYVGANGISREYGLTTPDPAVSALKAEVMRVARRRVFSGVHTKFGAVSFCRFAEVTEFEAIVTDTGLPASDAHRYSLLGPEVIRA; from the coding sequence GTGGACACCGAGGAGCGAAGACGCCGGATTCTGGAAACGGCACGCCGTACGGGATCCGTGGACGTCGGAAAGCTCGCTGCTGACCTCGGGGTCTCCAAGGAGACCGTGAGGCGCGATCTGCACGTGCTGGAGGAGCACGGGCTGGTACGCCGTACCCATGGCGGTGCCCATCCGGTGGAGAGCGCGGGCTTCGAGACCACGCTCGCCTTCCGGACCACCATGCACGTCCCCGAGAAGTCCCGGATCGCAGTCGCCGCGGCCGAACTGCTCGGGGATGCCGAGACCGTGTTCATCGACGAGGGCTACACCCCGCAGCTCATCGCCGCCGCCCTGCCCCGCGACCAGCCACTGACCGTTGTCACGTCCTCGCTGGCCACCGCCGGTGACCTGGCCGCGGCCGAGAACATCACCGTGCTGCTGCTCGGCGGCCGGGTGCGCGGCGGGACGCTGGCCACGGTCGACCACTGGGCGACCCGCATGCTGTCCGGCTTCGTCATAGACCTGGCGTACGTCGGCGCGAACGGCATCTCCCGCGAGTACGGGCTCACCACCCCCGACCCCGCTGTCAGTGCACTGAAGGCCGAGGTCATGAGGGTCGCCAGGCGCCGGGTGTTCTCCGGGGTCCATACGAAGTTCGGCGCCGTGAGCTTCTGTCGCTTCGCGGAGGTCACCGAGTTCGAGGCGATCGTCACCGACACCGGTCTGCCTGCCTCCGACGCCCACCGCTACTCACTGCTGGGCCCCGAGGTCATCCGGGCCTGA
- a CDS encoding L,D-transpeptidase: MADGRTVGVGMPISLTFDRPVPSAERAAVERSLTVTTAPQVTGAWSWIKDRNLLDGQRLDYRPRTPWAPGTAITLRTGSAAARHFTVGRSLVATVDVTAHTMTVVKDGVTRRVPITAGAPGMDTWNGTMVVSDKQRRVFMDSRTVGYGDAYQGYYNYAVHLTTSGTYLHENPRADSYAGRSNVTHGCIGLATDGTARRFFDEVIPGDIVRVVNSKDTVAPGNGYSDWNLPWDQWLAGSALR; the protein is encoded by the coding sequence ATCGCCGACGGCCGGACGGTCGGCGTCGGCATGCCGATATCGCTCACCTTCGACCGCCCCGTACCGAGCGCCGAACGGGCCGCCGTCGAACGGTCCTTGACCGTGACCACCGCCCCGCAGGTCACGGGCGCCTGGAGCTGGATCAAGGACCGCAACCTCCTGGACGGCCAGCGCCTCGACTACCGCCCGCGCACCCCCTGGGCCCCCGGCACCGCCATCACCCTGCGGACAGGCTCGGCCGCTGCCCGCCACTTCACCGTCGGCCGCTCACTGGTCGCCACCGTCGACGTCACCGCCCACACCATGACCGTGGTCAAGGACGGCGTCACCCGCCGCGTCCCCATCACCGCCGGCGCACCCGGAATGGACACCTGGAACGGCACCATGGTCGTCTCCGACAAGCAGCGCCGCGTCTTCATGGACTCCCGCACCGTCGGCTACGGCGACGCCTACCAGGGCTACTACAACTACGCCGTCCACCTCACCACCTCCGGCACCTACCTCCACGAGAACCCCAGGGCCGACAGCTACGCCGGCCGCAGCAACGTCACCCACGGCTGCATAGGCCTGGCCACCGACGGCACCGCCCGGCGCTTCTTCGACGAGGTCATCCCCGGCGACATCGTCCGCGTCGTCAACTCCAAGGACACCGTCGCCCCCGGCAACGGCTACAGCGACTGGAACCTCCCCTGGGACCAGTGGCTCGCGGGCAGCGCCTTGCGCTAG
- a CDS encoding SigE family RNA polymerase sigma factor, with amino-acid sequence MTEDEFDAFYASAFPRLVGQLFAMTGDHGEAQDVVQEAFVRAWDRRSDFLADQAPEAWIRTVATRLAVSRWRRARRWLELVRRTPPEAHTPGPGPEHAALVEALRQLPEAQRIAIVLHHLCDLSVEQVASETGAPVGTVKARLSRGRAALAGHLGEKEDGRVR; translated from the coding sequence ATGACGGAGGACGAGTTCGACGCGTTCTACGCGTCCGCGTTCCCGCGGCTGGTGGGCCAGTTGTTCGCCATGACCGGTGACCACGGCGAGGCGCAGGATGTCGTGCAGGAGGCGTTCGTAAGGGCCTGGGACCGGCGGAGCGACTTCCTCGCCGACCAGGCGCCGGAGGCGTGGATCCGTACGGTGGCCACCCGGCTGGCCGTGAGCCGCTGGCGCCGGGCGCGGCGCTGGCTGGAGCTGGTGCGGCGTACGCCGCCGGAGGCGCACACGCCCGGGCCGGGCCCGGAACACGCCGCGCTGGTCGAGGCGTTGCGGCAACTGCCGGAGGCGCAGCGGATCGCGATCGTGCTGCACCATCTGTGCGACCTGAGCGTGGAGCAGGTAGCCTCCGAAACCGGCGCCCCCGTCGGGACGGTGAAGGCCCGGCTGTCGCGCGGGCGGGCGGCGCTCGCCGGGCACCTGGGGGAGAAGGAGGACGGCCGTGTCCGATGA
- a CDS encoding L,D-transpeptidase, whose amino-acid sequence MSDDRDLTTALRDVADAHQTPPPVPGTEIRRRAARRRRRRHAALAATAAAAVVAAVVLGLTTVLGGGPEQRPAAAASDTTPSTLPAATVDLSRRLLTIAGRELPVSSGTAQHPTPTGLMTVTAKFPTKTMDSAALGLGGGYDLTLPWVVELRNADGRTNYVVALTYDEQAPGKRDVTHGWIGLRTADAKWLYAKVKPGMVLSVG is encoded by the coding sequence GTGTCCGATGACCGCGACCTCACCACCGCGCTGCGGGATGTCGCCGACGCCCACCAGACGCCCCCGCCGGTACCCGGCACCGAGATCCGCCGCCGCGCGGCCCGGCGCAGGCGGCGACGCCACGCGGCCCTCGCCGCAACCGCCGCCGCCGCCGTCGTTGCAGCCGTCGTCCTCGGCCTCACCACCGTCCTCGGCGGCGGCCCCGAGCAGCGTCCGGCCGCGGCGGCTTCGGACACCACCCCCTCGACCCTGCCCGCCGCCACGGTCGACCTCTCCCGGCGGCTGCTCACCATCGCCGGCCGCGAGTTGCCCGTCTCGTCGGGCACCGCCCAACACCCCACCCCGACCGGGCTGATGACCGTGACCGCCAAGTTCCCCACGAAAACCATGGACAGCGCGGCGCTCGGCCTCGGCGGCGGATACGACCTCACCCTGCCCTGGGTCGTCGAACTGCGCAATGCCGACGGCCGTACGAACTACGTCGTCGCTCTGACCTACGACGAGCAGGCACCCGGCAAGCGCGACGTCACGCACGGCTGGATCGGGCTGCGGACGGCCGACGCCAAGTGGCTGTACGCGAAGGTGAAACCCGGCATGGTGCTCAGCGTCGGCTAG
- a CDS encoding Imm53 family immunity protein translates to MKIATLDNPGWTVGIDLTETDLEEHDYPHQEINRTAQDWVRAWTAEKTFRAACGPGNLAEALALFRTWATTIAP, encoded by the coding sequence GTGAAGATCGCCACGCTCGACAACCCCGGCTGGACTGTCGGCATCGATCTGACAGAGACCGACCTGGAAGAGCACGACTACCCCCACCAGGAGATCAACCGCACCGCGCAGGACTGGGTCCGGGCCTGGACCGCCGAGAAGACCTTCCGCGCCGCGTGCGGTCCCGGCAACCTCGCTGAGGCCCTCGCGCTGTTCCGTACCTGGGCGACCACGATCGCTCCCTGA
- a CDS encoding discoidin domain-containing protein — protein MRRKRSISRLLAGVIAAGLVLFGLSAVPASAAGGPNLAAGRPATASSTNSGYGVANVTDGNQDTYWESSGSTFPQRVQVDLGSSAAIGQVAVKLPAAWGARTQTFSVQGSADGVSFSTISGSAAHDFAPGSGNTVTIDFAAANARYVRLNITANTGWPAAQVSEFEVYAATFSTANLASGRTLTASSSTSPYIAGNANDGNQDSYWESANNALPQWIQADLGASVGVNQVVLRLPSSWGARTQTLSVRGSTDGSSFTDLVASHDYVFDPSSGNTVTITLSTTTTRYLRVNVTANTGQPAAQVSELEVYGPATGDVTAPSAPTGLAYTQPASGQISLTWNAATDNVGVTGYDVYADGALRTSVAGTVLTFTDSQPDSATVTYYVRAKDAAGNQSANSNSVTRTGSGGDTQAPTQPTNLAYTQPASGQIKLTWSASSDNVGVTGYEVYANDVLVTTVAGGTLTYTDSQPDSATVSYYVKAKDAAGNRSIASATVTRNGSTGGDGSNMAVGKPITASSTTQNFVAANANDNSVTTYWEGAGGSYPNTLTVSLGANANVTSLVLKLNPDSAWGTRTQTIQVLGRDQSATAYTSLKASADYTFNPATGNTVTIPVTATVADVRLQFTANTGAGGGQIAEFQVIGTPAPNPDLTVTGMSVSPSAPVESDAVTLSATVKNIGNLPSAATSVTFYLGTTKAGTASVGALAAGASATVTANIGTRDAGSYPLSATVDEANTVIEQNDTNNGYTSPTPLVVKPVDSSDLIASPVAWTPNNPAKGNTVTFSVALKNQGTVATASGAHGITLTVTDTATGTVVKSLTGSYSGAISAGSTTGPVSLGTWTAADGKYSVKTVIAADTNELPVKQDNNTSTQSLYVGRGANMPYDMYEAEDGVLGGGAAVVGPNRTVGDPAGEASGRKAVTLNSTGSSVEFTTRASTNTLVLRYSIPDSAGGGGIDSTLNVYVNGTFLKAIDLTSKYAWLYGSETAPGNSPGDGNPRHIYDEANTMLGTTVPAGAKIKLQKDAANGTTYAVDFINTEQVAPIANPDPAAYTAATGFTQQDVQNALDKARMDTTGTLKGVYLPPGDYDTSSKFQVYGKAVKVIGAGPWYTRFRTPASQSNTDAGFRADSTANGSSFSGFSFFGNYTSRIDGPGKVFDFASVANITIDNVWNEHTVCLYWGANTDSITISNSRIRDTFADGVNMTNGSTDNHLDNIEARATGDDSFALFSAIDAGGADEKNNLYENLTSLLTWRAAGIAVYGGYANTFRNIYIADTLVYSGVTISSLDFGYPMNGFGTDPTNVQNISIVRCGGHFWGAQTFPGIWLFSASKVFQGIRVSDVDIVSPTYSGIMFQTNYVGGQPQNPIKDTILTNVTITGAHRSGDTYDAKSGFGLWANELPEAGQGPAVGSVTFNNLKLSDNYQDIKNTTSTFTITINP, from the coding sequence ATGCGAAGGAAGCGCTCGATCTCACGGCTGCTGGCGGGGGTGATCGCGGCGGGCCTGGTGCTGTTCGGCCTGAGCGCGGTGCCCGCGTCGGCCGCCGGCGGCCCCAACCTCGCGGCCGGCAGACCGGCCACGGCAAGCAGCACCAACAGCGGCTACGGCGTCGCCAATGTCACCGACGGCAACCAGGACACGTACTGGGAGAGCTCCGGCAGTACCTTCCCGCAGCGGGTCCAGGTCGACCTCGGGAGCAGCGCCGCCATCGGCCAGGTCGCCGTGAAGCTGCCCGCCGCCTGGGGCGCCAGGACGCAGACGTTCTCCGTGCAGGGCAGCGCGGACGGCGTCAGCTTCTCCACCATCTCCGGCTCCGCGGCGCACGACTTCGCCCCCGGCTCCGGCAACACGGTCACGATCGACTTCGCCGCCGCCAACGCCCGGTACGTACGCCTGAACATCACCGCCAACACCGGCTGGCCCGCCGCCCAGGTCTCGGAGTTCGAGGTCTACGCGGCCACCTTCTCGACCGCCAACCTCGCCTCGGGCCGGACCCTGACCGCCAGCAGCAGCACCTCCCCGTACATCGCGGGCAACGCCAACGACGGCAACCAGGACAGCTACTGGGAGAGCGCCAACAACGCCCTCCCGCAGTGGATCCAGGCCGACCTGGGCGCCTCCGTCGGTGTGAACCAGGTGGTGCTCAGGCTGCCGTCGAGCTGGGGAGCCCGGACGCAGACGCTGTCCGTACGCGGCAGCACCGACGGCTCGTCGTTCACCGACCTCGTGGCGTCGCACGACTACGTCTTCGATCCGTCGTCGGGCAACACGGTGACCATCACCCTGTCCACGACGACCACGCGCTACCTGCGCGTCAACGTCACCGCCAACACCGGGCAGCCGGCCGCCCAGGTGTCCGAGCTGGAGGTCTACGGCCCCGCCACCGGTGACGTCACCGCGCCCAGCGCCCCGACCGGCCTGGCCTACACCCAGCCCGCCTCCGGCCAGATCAGCCTGACCTGGAACGCGGCCACCGACAACGTCGGCGTCACCGGCTACGACGTCTACGCCGACGGCGCCCTGCGCACCAGCGTCGCCGGCACCGTGCTGACCTTCACCGACAGCCAGCCCGACAGCGCCACGGTGACCTACTACGTACGGGCCAAGGACGCCGCCGGCAACCAGTCGGCCAACAGCAACAGCGTCACCCGCACCGGCTCCGGTGGCGACACCCAGGCGCCCACCCAGCCCACGAACCTCGCGTACACCCAGCCGGCCTCCGGCCAGATCAAGCTGACCTGGAGCGCCTCCTCCGACAACGTCGGCGTCACCGGCTACGAGGTCTACGCCAACGACGTCCTGGTCACCACGGTCGCCGGGGGCACCCTGACGTACACCGACAGCCAGCCCGACTCGGCGACCGTCTCCTACTACGTCAAGGCCAAGGACGCGGCCGGGAATCGCAGCATCGCCAGCGCCACCGTCACCCGCAACGGCTCGACCGGCGGCGACGGCTCGAACATGGCGGTCGGCAAGCCCATCACCGCCTCCTCCACCACGCAGAACTTCGTCGCGGCCAACGCGAACGACAACAGCGTGACGACCTACTGGGAGGGCGCGGGCGGCAGCTACCCCAACACCCTGACCGTCTCGCTGGGCGCGAACGCGAATGTGACCTCCCTGGTGCTCAAGCTCAACCCGGACAGCGCCTGGGGCACGCGTACGCAGACGATCCAGGTCCTCGGCCGCGACCAGAGCGCCACCGCCTACACCAGCCTCAAGGCCTCCGCCGACTACACGTTCAACCCGGCCACCGGCAACACCGTGACCATCCCGGTCACGGCCACGGTCGCCGACGTACGGCTGCAGTTCACGGCCAACACCGGCGCGGGCGGCGGCCAGATCGCCGAGTTCCAGGTGATCGGCACCCCGGCCCCGAATCCGGATCTGACCGTCACGGGCATGTCCGTGTCGCCGTCGGCGCCGGTCGAGTCCGATGCCGTCACCCTGTCCGCCACCGTCAAGAACATCGGCAACCTGCCCTCCGCCGCCACCTCGGTCACCTTCTACCTGGGCACCACCAAGGCCGGTACGGCGTCCGTCGGCGCCCTGGCCGCCGGCGCCTCCGCCACCGTCACGGCGAACATCGGCACGCGTGACGCGGGCAGTTACCCGCTCAGCGCCACGGTCGACGAAGCCAACACCGTCATCGAGCAGAACGACACCAACAACGGCTACACCAGCCCCACCCCCCTGGTGGTCAAGCCGGTGGACAGCTCCGACCTCATCGCCTCCCCCGTCGCCTGGACGCCGAACAACCCGGCCAAGGGCAACACCGTCACCTTCTCGGTCGCCCTGAAGAACCAGGGCACCGTGGCCACCGCGAGCGGCGCGCACGGCATCACCCTGACCGTCACCGACACCGCGACCGGCACCGTCGTCAAGTCGCTCACCGGCTCCTACAGCGGCGCCATCAGCGCCGGCAGCACCACCGGCCCGGTCTCGCTGGGCACCTGGACCGCCGCCGACGGCAAGTACAGCGTCAAGACGGTCATCGCCGCCGACACCAACGAACTGCCGGTCAAGCAGGACAACAACACCAGCACCCAGTCCCTGTACGTCGGGCGCGGCGCCAACATGCCGTACGACATGTACGAGGCCGAGGACGGCGTCCTAGGCGGCGGCGCGGCGGTCGTCGGCCCGAACCGGACCGTCGGCGACCCGGCGGGCGAGGCCTCCGGCCGCAAGGCGGTCACCCTCAACAGCACCGGCAGCTCGGTGGAGTTCACCACCAGGGCCAGCACCAACACCCTGGTCCTGCGCTACTCCATCCCCGACTCCGCGGGCGGCGGTGGCATCGACTCCACCCTGAACGTCTACGTCAACGGGACGTTCCTCAAGGCCATCGACCTCACCTCCAAGTACGCCTGGCTGTACGGCAGCGAGACCGCCCCCGGCAACAGCCCCGGCGACGGCAACCCCCGGCACATCTACGACGAGGCCAACACGATGCTCGGCACCACCGTGCCGGCCGGGGCGAAGATCAAGCTCCAGAAGGACGCGGCCAACGGCACCACCTACGCGGTGGACTTCATCAACACCGAGCAGGTCGCACCCATCGCCAACCCGGACCCGGCGGCGTACACCGCAGCCACCGGCTTCACCCAGCAGGACGTACAGAACGCCCTCGACAAGGCGCGGATGGACACCACCGGCACGCTGAAAGGTGTCTACCTGCCGCCGGGCGACTACGACACATCGAGCAAGTTCCAGGTGTACGGCAAGGCCGTCAAGGTCATCGGCGCCGGCCCCTGGTACACCCGCTTCCGCACCCCCGCCAGCCAGTCGAACACGGACGCCGGCTTCCGGGCGGACTCCACGGCGAACGGCTCGTCCTTCTCCGGCTTCTCCTTCTTCGGCAACTACACATCCCGCATCGACGGCCCGGGCAAGGTCTTCGACTTCGCGAGCGTCGCGAACATCACCATCGACAACGTCTGGAACGAGCACACGGTCTGCCTGTACTGGGGCGCCAACACCGACAGCATCACCATCAGCAACTCCCGCATCCGCGACACCTTCGCCGACGGCGTCAACATGACCAACGGCAGCACCGACAACCACCTCGACAACATCGAGGCCCGGGCCACCGGCGACGACAGCTTCGCCCTCTTCTCCGCCATCGACGCGGGCGGCGCGGACGAGAAGAACAACCTCTACGAGAACCTGACATCCCTGCTGACCTGGCGCGCCGCGGGCATCGCCGTCTACGGCGGCTACGCCAACACCTTCCGCAACATCTACATCGCGGACACCCTGGTCTACTCCGGAGTCACCATCAGCTCCCTGGACTTCGGCTACCCGATGAACGGCTTCGGCACCGATCCGACCAACGTCCAGAACATCTCCATCGTCCGCTGCGGCGGCCACTTCTGGGGCGCCCAGACCTTCCCCGGCATCTGGCTGTTCTCGGCCTCGAAGGTCTTCCAGGGCATCCGCGTCAGCGACGTGGACATCGTCTCCCCCACCTACAGCGGAATCATGTTCCAGACCAACTACGTCGGAGGCCAGCCCCAGAACCCCATCAAGGACACCATCCTCACCAACGTCACCATCACCGGCGCCCACCGCAGCGGTGACACCTACGACGCCAAATCCGGCTTCGGCCTCTGGGCCAACGAACTCCCCGAGGCCGGCCAAGGCCCCGCCGTCGGGTCCGTCACCTTCAACAACCTCAAGCTGAGCGACAACTACCAGGACATCAAGAACACGACGTCCACCTTCACCATCACCATCAACCCCTAG